The Cetobacterium somerae ATCC BAA-474 genome has a window encoding:
- a CDS encoding DUF4269 domain-containing protein, which yields MKKFESIEYLKNGNSRQVQSYKILKSINIFNILKEFNPILVGTISIGIDIEKSDLDIVCQINLE from the coding sequence ATGAAAAAATTTGAAAGTATAGAGTACTTAAAAAATGGAAATTCAAGGCAAGTACAAAGTTATAAAATATTAAAAAGTATAAATATTTTTAATATTTTAAAAGAGTTTAACCCGATTTTAGTTGGAACAATATCAATTGGAATTGATATAGAAAAAAGTGACTTAGATATAGTATGCCAAATTAATTTAGAAAA
- the murI gene encoding glutamate racemase — MKIGVFDSGVGGLSVLKKIKEKIDFADVIYYGDSMNSPYGSKSIKEIQELCLNIGEFLIDNQVDIIVIACNTATAAALDTLRERFTSIPIIGVVQPGAAMAIKQSKNKKIGVLSTPLTAKSGIYEKVIKTLNPKYEVFQKGCDLLCPMIERGWEDNDRNTKLLKSYVDQLPKDIDTLILGCTHYPLIRGEIEKLIDKKIVDPAEETAMHVLFELNKLALKNGFKKSRKEKINIDYFVTGDIDRFKKVGERFLGEELSNIYQPLMG; from the coding sequence GTGAAAATCGGTGTTTTTGATTCTGGAGTTGGCGGATTAAGCGTGTTGAAAAAAATAAAAGAAAAAATAGACTTTGCAGATGTAATCTATTATGGAGATAGTATGAACTCCCCTTATGGAAGTAAAAGTATAAAAGAGATTCAAGAACTTTGTTTAAATATAGGAGAGTTTTTAATAGATAATCAAGTAGACATAATAGTTATAGCTTGTAATACAGCAACAGCAGCAGCTTTAGATACTCTAAGAGAGCGATTTACAAGTATTCCAATAATTGGAGTGGTACAACCTGGTGCAGCTATGGCTATAAAGCAAAGCAAAAATAAAAAAATTGGTGTTTTATCAACACCATTGACTGCTAAAAGCGGAATTTATGAAAAGGTAATAAAAACTCTAAATCCAAAATATGAAGTATTTCAAAAAGGTTGTGATCTTCTTTGTCCTATGATAGAGAGAGGATGGGAAGATAACGATAGAAATACAAAACTTTTAAAATCATATGTGGATCAATTACCAAAAGATATCGATACTTTAATTTTAGGTTGTACACACTATCCTTTAATAAGAGGTGAGATTGAAAAGCTAATAGACAAAAAAATAGTGGATCCAGCAGAGGAAACTGCTATGCATGTACTATTTGAATTAAATAAGTTAGCATTAAAAAATGGATTTAAAAAAAGTAGGAAAGAAAAAATAAATATAGACTATTTTGTAACAGGGGATATAGATAGATTTAAGAAAGTAGGAGAAAGATTTTTAGGTGAAGAACTTTCAAATATTTATCAGCCTTTGATGGGATAG
- the gltS gene encoding sodium/glutamate symporter, with amino-acid sequence MFEYQFNMAETLAIAVILLLLGRWVKKKVNFFEKFFIPAPVIGGVIFSVFTLIGRLSQTFTFSFDGALKDLLMIAFFTTIGFLASLKLLKKGGIQVFVFLCVASVLVIIQNLVGVTLAKFFGLNPLLGIAAGSVPLTGGHGTSGAFGPVLEAAGATGAMSVAIASATFGLVAGCMIGGPVAKRLMQRYGLVGHKEEEFLIPEEDSKEVVKEKITEENLFHAIVYIVISMGIGGLLIPLSKKVGVVLPAYIGPMLVAAIIRNVIDNKDTELPLHTINVVGNISLQLFLAMALMSMKLWELAALAIPLVVILLVQTVVMALYAYFVTFRIMGKDYDAAVMASGHCGFGMGATPNAMANMESFTAANGPSPTAFFVLPLVGALFIDFTNASLITVFMNIFGK; translated from the coding sequence ATGTTTGAATATCAATTTAACATGGCAGAAACTTTAGCAATAGCAGTTATTTTATTATTGCTTGGAAGATGGGTTAAGAAAAAAGTTAATTTTTTTGAAAAGTTCTTTATACCAGCACCAGTAATTGGTGGAGTAATATTTTCAGTATTTACATTGATTGGTAGACTTTCACAAACATTTACATTCTCATTTGATGGAGCATTAAAAGATCTTTTAATGATAGCATTCTTTACAACAATAGGTTTCTTAGCAAGTTTAAAGCTGTTAAAAAAAGGTGGTATTCAGGTATTTGTATTTTTGTGTGTAGCAAGTGTTTTAGTAATAATCCAAAACCTTGTTGGAGTTACATTAGCTAAGTTTTTTGGTTTAAATCCATTGTTAGGAATAGCAGCAGGATCAGTACCACTAACTGGAGGACATGGAACTTCTGGAGCATTTGGACCAGTTCTTGAAGCAGCAGGAGCAACAGGAGCGATGTCAGTTGCAATAGCTTCAGCTACATTTGGACTAGTTGCTGGATGTATGATAGGTGGGCCAGTTGCAAAAAGATTAATGCAACGTTATGGATTAGTTGGACATAAAGAAGAGGAGTTTTTGATTCCAGAAGAGGATTCAAAAGAGGTTGTAAAAGAAAAAATTACAGAGGAAAATCTTTTCCATGCAATTGTTTATATTGTTATTTCAATGGGAATTGGAGGATTATTAATACCTTTATCTAAAAAAGTAGGAGTAGTTTTACCAGCATATATCGGACCAATGTTAGTGGCTGCTATTATAAGAAACGTTATAGATAACAAAGATACAGAGTTACCACTTCATACAATAAATGTAGTTGGAAATATATCTTTACAACTATTCTTAGCAATGGCTTTAATGTCTATGAAGTTATGGGAATTAGCAGCATTGGCAATTCCATTAGTAGTTATACTATTAGTTCAAACAGTAGTAATGGCACTATACGCATACTTTGTAACATTTAGAATTATGGGTAAAGATTACGACGCAGCTGTAATGGCATCAGGACACTGTGGATTTGGAATGGGTGCAACACCAAATGCAATGGCAAATATGGAATCATTTACAGCAGCAAATGGACCATCACCAACAGCATTCTTTGTACTACCTTTAGTAGGAGCTTTATTTATTGACTTTACTAATGCTTCTTTAATCACAGTATTTATGAATATTTTTGGGAAGTAA
- a CDS encoding HdeD family acid-resistance protein, translating to MQEFNKKVFTYLLVTGILFSLVGIFGIFSPTIFSVYLVDILAAFFLVSGVKNFTKGFQFRKVPNFHWGLYIFIGVLEVVISLSLFSTPFASQIYMIIYAGIFMIFKGIFIVLNILFNRKIFPSLVDFSLGSGIIDLLFGVLLVALPFFSQQFIFLCIAWYILFSGANLILSAFYFKRSQ from the coding sequence ATGCAAGAGTTTAACAAAAAAGTTTTTACTTATCTTTTAGTAACAGGAATTCTATTTAGTTTAGTTGGAATTTTTGGAATTTTTAGCCCTACTATATTCTCTGTATATTTAGTTGATATACTAGCAGCATTTTTCTTAGTTAGTGGTGTTAAAAACTTTACTAAAGGATTTCAATTTAGAAAGGTACCTAATTTCCACTGGGGGCTTTACATCTTTATAGGTGTTTTAGAGGTGGTAATCTCTTTATCACTATTTAGTACTCCATTTGCTAGTCAAATATATATGATTATATATGCTGGAATTTTTATGATTTTCAAAGGTATATTTATTGTTTTAAATATTCTTTTCAATAGAAAAATATTCCCAAGCTTAGTTGACTTTAGTTTAGGTTCTGGTATTATTGATTTACTATTTGGTGTGCTTTTAGTTGCATTACCATTCTTCTCTCAACAGTTTATATTCTTATGTATCGCTTGGTACATACTGTTTAGTGGAGCAAACTTAATCTTATCAGCATTTTACTTTAAAAGATCACAATAA